gaaattaATCATTCAATCAAATGACGTATTATACTAAGGTATGTTTCATTTACGTATTTACATTCTACCAGAAAAGTTTGTACTTGTCGaatgatattaaaatattctgaacgattctataaatttttcttgcatATTGTCAGTTAAGCTATTGTGTTGTATTACAAAGAAATGTCTTTCTCAAATACACATCATGAATTGTACGACAAAAATAtggttgaaattgtttttacgAGTAGCTTTCTGTCAGATATTTAGGAACATTATTACAGATATGTTATAACTTCCttataatttacaaataacAATATCTATTTATATATCTACTGTGTTCATCGATGCTCGTAATAATGTTCTCGTTTTATTGCGCGACTAATTGAGAAGTGGCTGAAATATTCAGGACAAACATTTTACTAAAGTTCAGTTGCAGAATACTTGTAACAGTGCTTTATTCAATAGTAGGTAAGCTCCTATCATTTCAATGTTATATAACACATAACATATCATTGCTGATTGTTCaggtacattatacatacataataagATATTTGATAAAACTTCAAAGTTGTAAACTTCCCCTTTGGAAAACTCGATTAACCGAACTActtatagaaaaaatttgaattgtttgatacaataaaatttctaccCATCTTGTAATGATAGAGTTGAATATCCAGTGAAAAGTTGATTTTTAACCTTTCCAATTTTGTGCACTCTCTtctaagagaaaaaaaaacgtgaacatTCTTCCGCGACACAGCATACGaatgtgataattttcaagACGAAATAATTGCAACCTTCTGGAAACTGAAATCAATTGTAGTTAAGAAATTAgtaggatgaaaaaaatcaataaaaatggaatatttattacttttttttcttttttttttttttatataaaacaaATCATatatcatatgtatatataatatgtacaataATTGAAGCCCCCTTCCCCAGCCCCCCTGCGTTATCGAATGGTTTTGCAAGACTTTTGTTTCGATTTGGTGCAGGTGCGTTATTGTACATGCACgtgttatttaatattttcaccgttttcCTGACTGctgcttaattttttttataaataaatcatgTATTTCAGGGCAATACATTGAAAAGAAATCTATTATTTACAcgaaaatcaatgaataaacAGTACCCAATATGATGGTATATTGCTTGAACGGCgtgtaaatttaattttttacttacgtaaaatatatactataatatgtataataatgtactTGACAATATCATTCGCAAAGAggcttttattattttaattcaaagtGACTTATTTTAAGGTATTTGAACGTATTCAGAGAGAGTCTTCCCCGGGAGTAGATTTATTTCGCTGTTGTTGCAATTGCGTCCTATTTGGCGAGTTTCCAGCTACTACAACTGCCTTATGTTGAGCAGCTAAACATTGTAATTGTTGCAGCTGGACCGGCTTCACAAGGGTCCTCTGCAACTGTGAATTATAAGTATTATTGAAGATGTTAATGAATTTGTAACAtcacatatacatgtacagtATACCTGTTGCTGCGATAAGCCTGTAATGCCAAGGCTCTGAGGCTGCAGGTTAGTGGATCCTGTAGATAGTCGTGTGTGCAAAGACTTTGTAAGCAATGTTTGCTTATTTGCAGATACTACCCTAGCGGAAGATGGAGCTTGAGTCGCCATCAACACTGGTTTGCTACCTGGAATACACAATTATTTCAGCACATTCGGCCGTTTTCAAACAGAACATTTGtcaaatagtaataatattccCTTATTCTTTAAAATGTTTCTTCGATTATTTTCAGCGTtgtgactgtaaaaaaaaaaaaaaaagaaaagaaatatcttACCTCCAATTGGAGTTAACACCTGTTTATTACCAGACAAAATCAGATGATTTGCTGGTACAggtttcgcaacagttactaACTGGCTCGGCATAATAGTTGGTTTAGCTTGATTTGGCTGTACGTGACGGGCGATTTGATTAAGCCGCTGCCTCTGAGATCCAACAAGCTGTATCGCCGGTCCTCCCTTTGCCGGAAAAATGGTGATTAGATGGATGTACATGAAAGCCACTACGTGCATTTCAAGAAATGATATTGTATATCATGcaacattattattacaataccTGTGAAAGAGTAACTGAATTAGTACTATGCATGTTTTGTTGTGATAAGCCTTTTACTCCTGATGGTATGATTTGAGCTGAAATGAAATAGACGGTGTTTGAGGTGCTACATAATGAGAtcatatttgaatttaaatccAAAATTTCTTACCAATTGGTAATGACAAATGAGTATTGGCAGGGTTAGCAATTACTACTGTCGGACTACTCCCAGACACTGCAGTAGTTACAACAGTTGCAGATACCATCTAAAACGAAAGTTATACAATAGcatttgtaatgaaataatcTACAGCAGACTGCGAATGTATTATTGCCATTGTGACAGTAACTCACACTGGAAACAGTCGTGCACGTATTGGTACCAGATGATATTGGAACAGATACGATTACTCCACTCGGGGTAACTGATCCTGTAGCTGCCGAAACATTGAGTGACATCGTTATTGGTTGAGATAAACCAGGAAAAGAGACCTGCCAACAGATAGGAATATTCACTTTGAATGTTTATGTTGTGTTATTTATGCAAGAGACTTTCTAGTTCAACTCTAGTTAATACAAATAGGTTGACCAAATTTTACATTATGCTTTTCTCTCAGAATGAAACAGAAAATCAGAGAGCTAAGCATCGTCAGCTAGCCATGTGGAGCTGAAATATCACATTCATTTACATACGATCAGTAGAGCTATTTAACCTGAACATTTTGTAGACCATTTATTGAATTGGGTAGACTAGTGAGATTGACTCCCTGTAAATTCACATTCGTTGCTGGTGGACTAGTCATAGGGCTAGATGGTTGGCTACTTTGACTCGAGGAGGCTGTTAGCCTCTCCAATAAAGAGGAAGTTGTATTAATTCCAGGAATCGGGTTGTCAGCCGAAGGTGTACCTATTaccaataagaaaaaaatcaaaattattcaCGCTAATCAATTTACTGTTTATGTTAATTGTTTAAATCTTACCAGCGAGCAAAGCAGACAATCCGGGCATTGAAAGTCCGAGCGTGGAAGCAGGATCTTGTACCCTAGCCAATCGCACAGCCTGTTTTCCTGCTAGCTGCCCCGTCAAAGCAGGGGCAAAACTTACCCTCACCTGGAATGTAACAGGTTTTGCTATCTAGTAATTAAAGATGATTATTACTTAATATTAATACTATATGTTCAGTGATAAGATGATCAATAACGATTTATGATAAACAGAAACAATCACCTGGCCTGTAGTATTAGGAACGGTGATCACATTGCCATGCCCGATCACCCTAGGTGGTATAGTAGCATTTAAGGAGATCCTTCGAGGTTGAGTCTTCTGCTGAGTTAAATTGGCAGGACTGCTGTTCAGTAAGCTAAGAATAGCAGTGTTATTCGATTTTGTACTAGCCTGCGCGCTATTGTTCATGGCTGCAGCAGCTGCATTAGCTGTAAAGGATTGGAAAAAGTTTTGGAATTCGCCAGGCAGCCCATTATGTTAAATTTATGAGTCACAAAAGTGGTggtcaaatttgaaaaccaAATACGCTGATATATATGCAtgagtaaaattttccaactgaAACAAACCTGCAGCTTGCTGCTGAAATTGTTGTGCTGAATTCATGAGAGAAGTAACAAGAGCACTTATTGCAGGATTCGTAGAGTGCTTTTTGAAAGATGTCTCTCCCTGACTCTGACTCGAAGTCTCTCTAATGTTACCCTGGGTACCAGCTTGCAGTT
This genomic stretch from Neodiprion pinetum isolate iyNeoPine1 chromosome 6, iyNeoPine1.2, whole genome shotgun sequence harbors:
- the LOC124222018 gene encoding transcription factor SPT20 homolog isoform X6, translated to MLVVKLSETGHTFDKNTLLSETQLMGYEQGELLSSIDNGQLPAILAEQLEGSHSHLFYDGCIIAEVRDYRKAFPHAKPEVHHVLLKPTTQSVLSDVSTLTSDGDWSHEERLVLESHLVAATQGPLCLDPSPAPSLATTRIRQSKALITDHQLMRQAKKFSQVTVNRKRKLEQLAQPEGLTIQDLMQKLRTKRGLSTTTACPPPSLVNPPLLPPSTPIDVLRYAKAYERPRETRDCLPQLIEEYILETERGQGRIYHIKLSILQRPSNSEYLGELYVDRDHREGEKNGSACRFSLGTRAQANHYIQQFTEIFTEEGRKNVRIKHVVPGQPPRVTCTPGMQRAHQQAQAQAAQIVAQQLQQAQSQHVAQQILTRAQGQLNTLTSQVASMKTASDASSSCQANLASLDLSVVPSTAEATTSNSIPAMSNGMLHNTATVQVDASPMPGADVNSCNGSGILVFQQKPAPCVNNISATNVPVLQAQLQAGTQGNIRETSSQSQGETSFKKHSTNPAISALVTSLMNSAQQFQQQAAANAAAAAMNNSAQASTKSNNTAILSLLNSSPANLTQQKTQPRRISLNATIPPRVIGHGNVITVPNTTGQIAKPVTFQVRVSFAPALTGQLAGKQAVRLARVQDPASTLGLSMPGLSALLAGTPSADNPIPGINTTSSLLERLTASSSQSSQPSSPMTSPPATNVNLQGVNLTSLPNSINGLQNVQVSFPGLSQPITMSLNVSAATGSVTPSGVIVSVPISSGTNTCTTVSSMVSATVVTTAVSGSSPTVVIANPANTHLSLPIAQIIPSGVKGLSQQNMHSTNSVTLSQGGPAIQLVGSQRQRLNQIARHVQPNQAKPTIMPSQLVTVAKPVPANHLILSGNKQVLTPIGGSKPVLMATQAPSSARVVSANKQTLLTKSLHTRLSTGSTNLQPQSLGITGLSQQQLQRTLVKPVQLQQLQCLAAQHKAVVVAGNSPNRTQLQQQRNKSTPGEDSL
- the LOC124222018 gene encoding transcription factor SPT20 homolog isoform X5; amino-acid sequence: MLVVKLSSETGHTFDKNTLLSETQLMGYEQGELLSSIDNGQLPAILAEQLEGSHSHLFYDGCIIAEVRDYRKAFPHAKPEVHHVLLKPTTQSVLSDVSTLTSDGDWSHEERLVLESHLVAATQGPLCLDPSPAPSLATTRIRQSKALITDHQLMRQAKKFSQVTVNRKRKLEQLAQPEGLTIQDLMQKLRTKRGLSTTTACPPPSLVNPPLLPPSTPIDVLRYAKAYERPRETRDCLPQLIEEYILETERGQGRIYHIKLSILQRPSNSEYLGELYVDRDHREGEKNGSACRFSLGTRAQANHYIQQFTEIFTEEGRKNVRIKHVVPGQPPRVTCTPGMQRAHQQAQAQAAQIVAQQLQQAQSQHVAQQILTRAQGQLNTLTSQVASMKTASDASSSCQANLASLDLSVVPSTAEATTSNSIPAMSNGMLHNTATVQVDASPMPGADVNSCNGSGILVFQQKPAPCVNNISATNVPVLQAQLQAGTQGNIRETSSQSQGETSFKKHSTNPAISALVTSLMNSAQQFQQQAAANAAAAAMNNSAQASTKSNNTAILSLLNSSPANLTQQKTQPRRISLNATIPPRVIGHGNVITVPNTTGQIAKPVTFQVRVSFAPALTGQLAGKQAVRLARVQDPASTLGLSMPGLSALLAGTPSADNPIPGINTTSSLLERLTASSSQSSQPSSPMTSPPATNVNLQGVNLTSLPNSINGLQNVQVSFPGLSQPITMSLNVSAATGSVTPSGVIVSVPISSGTNTCTTVSSMVSATVVTTAVSGSSPTVVIANPANTHLSLPIAQIIPSGVKGLSQQNMHSTNSVTLSQGGPAIQLVGSQRQRLNQIARHVQPNQAKPTIMPSQLVTVAKPVPANHLILSGNKQVLTPIGGSKPVLMATQAPSSARVVSANKQTLLTKSLHTRLSTGSTNLQPQSLGITGLSQQQLQRTLVKPVQLQQLQCLAAQHKAVVVAGNSPNRTQLQQQRNKSTPGEDSL